In the Carboxydothermus hydrogenoformans Z-2901 genome, one interval contains:
- a CDS encoding WD40/YVTN/BNR-like repeat-containing protein has protein sequence MWSILKKTMIFFIITIILSGCWPNVERNKKNLFRIDNFQVKITQYPLPEGFFRPLWIGGTTVFAQQGQDYPKKFISLYESKDLKNYNLVVQFPNQFGQFFINPKNNKEIYFISYTGEQGVYKSKDGGKWHKIFQGKVEKIIFDPKSPDTYYLIQNKEPIGVKVYISRDGGEHWNFKFSVQEIFYATQLFINPLNEKQIYITARNGLWESLDGGKHWQNVFLDGEPRGIAFDPVDLKNLYFIDGRGLYRLREGKIEEVKLPAIHQEEEILGIIGRDDTKKIFVLTLKEINKSHYEISLYQIYENKAKIVASLEHSERILEEIIFDSENPNNLYIFSYKNLFKITLK, from the coding sequence ATGTGGTCAATTTTAAAGAAAACGATGATTTTTTTTATAATTACCATTATTTTAAGTGGTTGTTGGCCGAATGTGGAGCGAAACAAGAAAAACTTATTCCGTATTGATAATTTTCAGGTAAAGATAACTCAATATCCTTTACCTGAAGGGTTTTTTCGTCCTCTTTGGATAGGAGGAACTACGGTTTTTGCACAGCAAGGGCAGGATTACCCGAAAAAGTTCATATCCCTTTACGAAAGTAAGGATTTAAAGAATTATAACTTGGTGGTACAATTTCCAAATCAATTTGGTCAGTTTTTTATTAACCCAAAAAATAACAAGGAGATTTATTTTATTTCTTACACCGGAGAACAAGGAGTTTATAAAAGTAAAGATGGGGGAAAATGGCATAAAATTTTTCAAGGCAAAGTTGAAAAAATAATTTTTGACCCCAAAAGCCCTGATACTTATTATCTTATTCAAAATAAAGAGCCTATAGGGGTTAAAGTTTATATTAGCCGAGACGGTGGAGAACATTGGAATTTCAAATTTTCTGTGCAGGAAATTTTTTATGCTACCCAATTATTTATTAATCCCCTAAACGAAAAACAAATTTATATTACAGCACGTAATGGGCTTTGGGAAAGCTTAGATGGAGGGAAACATTGGCAAAATGTTTTTTTAGATGGTGAGCCCCGGGGCATTGCTTTTGATCCAGTAGATTTAAAAAATCTTTATTTTATCGATGGTAGAGGTTTATATCGCTTGAGAGAAGGAAAAATTGAAGAAGTAAAACTTCCTGCAATACATCAAGAAGAAGAAATTTTGGGTATTATTGGAAGAGATGATACTAAAAAAATTTTTGTGTTAACTTTAAAGGAAATAAACAAATCACATTATGAAATTAGTTTATATCAAATTTATGAGAATAAAGCCAAGATTGTAGCATCGTTAGAACACAGTGAGCGAATTTTGGAAGAAATTATTTTCGACAGCGAAAATCCCAATAATCTCTATATTTTTAGTTATAAAAATTTATTTAAAATAACTTTGAAATAA